In one Vampirovibrio chlorellavorus genomic region, the following are encoded:
- a CDS encoding transglycosylase SLT domain-containing protein — translation MNPIQPLPLYMSNRFLTGVRPPVPPTPRSGPAPQADAMSNFFDMPFMGGGISEILNALFQRLGFSTQSTRSFSTFGIPPSPSAPPDSPGATGSFGSVPLNPGSSVNPPSTPAGQATQDDDPQAEVTKPPGSSAVDDAGNNPGDEAVDNTGGPGGATAPGPAGQPAAGPAAGNPSSIPSPSGHAKLDRWDAQIRAAAESTGLPANYIKATMWAESRGVPEVETVNGGNGHVDKGLMQISDHTYGLVMESQPNAPRGLKADNPDDNIMMGAWELKDKAEKAGGDLFETSKAYVGTGDAHEEEYATWVQGFKKDLDEGRKLVD, via the coding sequence ATGAACCCGATTCAGCCGCTTCCTTTATACATGAGTAATCGCTTTTTGACAGGGGTTCGCCCCCCCGTTCCGCCCACTCCTCGCTCGGGCCCAGCGCCTCAAGCCGATGCCATGAGTAACTTTTTTGACATGCCGTTTATGGGTGGTGGTATTTCTGAAATTTTGAATGCCCTTTTCCAAAGGTTGGGCTTCAGCACCCAGAGTACCCGCTCTTTCAGTACCTTTGGCATACCTCCGTCTCCTTCTGCTCCGCCTGATAGCCCGGGTGCCACTGGTTCCTTTGGTTCCGTACCCCTGAATCCCGGGAGCAGTGTAAACCCACCTTCCACTCCCGCCGGGCAAGCAACCCAGGATGACGATCCCCAGGCCGAAGTCACCAAGCCTCCCGGTTCGAGCGCCGTTGATGATGCCGGTAACAATCCCGGTGATGAAGCCGTTGATAATACCGGTGGCCCGGGCGGAGCAACTGCCCCCGGACCAGCGGGTCAGCCTGCTGCTGGCCCAGCGGCAGGCAACCCGAGCAGCATCCCCAGCCCTAGCGGTCACGCGAAGCTTGATCGATGGGACGCTCAAATCAGAGCGGCGGCGGAGTCAACCGGGCTACCCGCCAACTACATTAAAGCCACCATGTGGGCAGAGTCCCGAGGTGTCCCAGAGGTGGAAACGGTGAACGGCGGTAACGGTCATGTTGACAAAGGTCTGATGCAAATCAGCGATCACACCTATGGCCTTGTTATGGAAAGCCAGCCCAATGCCCCCCGTGGCCTGAAAGCTGATAACCCCGATGATAATATTATGATGGGTGCATGGGAACTCAAGGACAAAGCCGAAAAAGCAGGCGGCGACCTGTTTGAGACCTCCAAAGCCTACGTGGGCACTGGAGACGCCCACGAAGAAGAGTACGCTACCTGGGTGCAAGGCTTCAAGAAAGATCTTGATGAAGGCAGGAAGCTCGTCGATTAA
- a CDS encoding ankyrin repeat domain-containing protein produces MFTASYSRPSASVFLDAQSRQKPVPEPGSEILFSGRTGQTNSTPESDQLILSTQSSNTAHQALFQSLWQKNYAQLGQRLAAQPELANILDPTDQTPILLAAVAAGDLEATSLLLDSGADSLRPNPQGITPIVLAVANGNVPMVRLLLEKGAPLSSYHQNMPLTHLAVHTDNVEMLKALQAAGTDVNTRDALKRTPLHIAAEQDSTEATRWLLANGAELEARDEAGYSPLHRAALQGNEAAFTVLQQAGADLNTRNALGLTPYLTAAGAGKVRLMKALQSAGADVQALTPSGLPALHWASGLNQAEVLRHLLSPKHRGDKQTGLNQSAGRQGYTPLHLAVAFQNQEAMEELLRERKKGLAPADWHHPDANGHTPRDYAEAHGAAFLAKWPALTGATLPAPDPMLPIRPSGASIPEASQGAKTIAPVPGLTAPKGKITPALSSISLRQVTDADVPEQSPGRKAGHPPKLAPQTPSGHLAKRGKGPAASKLSQSASSMVDDVSSAAAASKKAGKSKKKGKQPQSTLPQTTSGLDEIDEAVLAVYGAKPEESRETFLDILNRHSDTLRTLDEQGKYDFLTRQLNAFNINKPYQVALGSASNPSNRLPVQVTPLHVAILSTMPVKWVELFLEKGADPSIKDTVGRTPFHLAAMTGRSDYLDALNAKGKWSAQFRKPEIWKNSVGNTPLHDAAREGRVEAVQWFLNKKFPVNVKNEHEETPLHLAAKQGHAEVMACLLRHNANPEAQNGMGRTPLHLAVLADKPETLSAFLTTSKKFFPIKNSQAWKNLEGNTPLHEAARAGLLDSVEWLMAQGFSVNEPNNDLETPLHLAAAGGHTAFVLRLLEEGANPNARTKAGMSPLHSATHTLATETLEALLRSGKFDPNATLTNGSPALHLAVVNQDLDSVRLLLANGADINQTEKTGRGALQLAALMNDGPMLDELLKRGADPGRTDVEGENVLHHLLGPRKNHDATESVTILKRLFGQLPPQTVQQMLNTADRRFRNTPLHLAVATGNTEAVQFLLAHGADPTLTNCAGKNSLMAAVDNSFRASIDEIVNRLLKQPDEQVKNMLAGETTDEGANVLHLGAALNLTEAMSAILEKQNALARKGLNAGLNPNTPDMNGRTPLHYAAMLGKVEAVRFLLSENADPTPRDGEGRTPLMAALEYASQASQANPGSLQGALKISNVLTDEILAAIRNQAVDAGESPHRAVTRAVNQTNAMGYGPLHLAATEGGVELLKKMLQQGADPTLLTQQGGSPLHIATDFENAETSSQMTEALLEAYYRQGGPALVSKMVQLKDNMGVTPLFVAKVLNRPALEQRMRHYRPDASPLENAPDASASNAPNAFAKRKVIKVPFQVC; encoded by the coding sequence ATGTTCACAGCGTCCTATTCCCGTCCGTCAGCGTCCGTGTTTCTGGATGCGCAGTCCCGGCAGAAACCTGTCCCGGAGCCCGGGAGCGAGATACTTTTTTCGGGGCGGACCGGACAAACAAACAGCACCCCCGAATCCGATCAACTCATCCTGTCCACTCAATCTTCCAACACCGCTCATCAGGCCCTGTTTCAGTCGCTCTGGCAGAAAAACTACGCGCAATTGGGGCAGCGTTTGGCGGCTCAGCCAGAACTGGCCAATATACTGGACCCCACTGATCAGACCCCCATCCTGCTGGCGGCGGTTGCTGCGGGAGATTTGGAGGCCACGAGCCTGCTCCTGGATAGCGGGGCCGACAGCCTGCGTCCCAACCCTCAGGGAATAACGCCCATCGTTCTGGCTGTGGCCAATGGCAATGTGCCCATGGTTCGGTTATTGCTGGAAAAGGGCGCCCCCTTGAGCAGCTACCATCAGAACATGCCCCTGACGCATCTGGCCGTCCACACGGATAACGTGGAAATGCTGAAAGCGCTTCAGGCGGCAGGAACGGACGTGAACACCCGAGATGCGCTCAAACGCACTCCGTTGCACATTGCCGCCGAGCAGGACAGTACCGAGGCGACCCGATGGCTTCTGGCGAATGGGGCTGAGCTGGAAGCCCGGGATGAGGCGGGCTATAGCCCACTCCATCGTGCGGCCCTGCAGGGGAATGAAGCCGCATTCACGGTTCTACAGCAGGCGGGGGCTGATCTCAATACACGCAATGCGTTGGGGCTGACCCCTTACCTGACGGCTGCCGGGGCTGGCAAAGTACGACTGATGAAAGCCCTGCAATCGGCAGGGGCTGATGTTCAGGCGCTGACCCCAAGCGGACTCCCGGCTCTGCATTGGGCCTCGGGGCTAAATCAGGCTGAAGTCCTGCGGCATTTGCTAAGCCCCAAGCACCGAGGGGACAAGCAAACGGGCCTTAACCAGAGCGCAGGGCGGCAGGGCTATACGCCGTTGCATCTGGCCGTGGCTTTTCAAAATCAGGAAGCGATGGAAGAATTGCTCAGAGAGCGCAAAAAGGGACTGGCTCCGGCGGACTGGCACCACCCAGACGCCAACGGGCACACCCCTCGGGACTATGCCGAGGCGCACGGCGCTGCCTTTCTGGCCAAATGGCCCGCCCTGACCGGGGCGACCTTGCCTGCCCCTGACCCTATGCTCCCCATCAGGCCATCAGGAGCTTCTATTCCGGAAGCCAGCCAAGGGGCCAAAACCATTGCGCCAGTGCCCGGTTTGACCGCCCCAAAGGGGAAGATAACCCCGGCGCTGTCTTCCATTAGCCTGCGGCAGGTAACAGACGCCGATGTCCCGGAGCAGAGTCCGGGTCGGAAAGCAGGGCATCCCCCAAAACTGGCCCCTCAAACCCCGTCAGGTCATCTGGCGAAGCGGGGAAAAGGGCCTGCCGCATCTAAGCTGTCCCAGTCCGCCTCGTCCATGGTGGATGATGTCTCCAGTGCGGCAGCCGCTTCCAAAAAGGCGGGGAAGTCCAAAAAGAAGGGGAAACAGCCTCAATCGACCTTGCCACAGACCACCTCCGGGCTGGATGAGATTGATGAGGCGGTGCTGGCCGTCTATGGCGCCAAGCCGGAGGAGTCCCGGGAAACCTTTCTGGATATTCTGAATCGCCATTCGGATACCCTGCGAACGCTGGACGAACAGGGAAAATACGATTTTCTTACCCGCCAGCTGAACGCATTCAACATCAATAAACCCTATCAAGTGGCGCTTGGCAGTGCGTCCAATCCGTCGAATCGCCTACCGGTTCAGGTAACGCCCTTGCATGTGGCAATTTTAAGCACCATGCCTGTCAAATGGGTTGAATTGTTTCTTGAGAAAGGGGCGGACCCTTCTATCAAGGACACGGTGGGCAGGACTCCGTTTCATCTGGCTGCCATGACCGGCCGTTCAGACTATCTGGACGCGCTCAACGCAAAGGGAAAGTGGAGCGCTCAATTCCGGAAGCCCGAGATCTGGAAGAATTCTGTTGGCAATACCCCGCTGCATGACGCGGCCCGGGAGGGGCGGGTTGAGGCTGTTCAGTGGTTTCTGAATAAGAAATTTCCTGTGAACGTAAAAAACGAGCATGAGGAAACCCCGCTGCACCTGGCGGCCAAACAGGGCCATGCGGAAGTGATGGCTTGCCTACTCAGGCACAACGCCAATCCCGAAGCCCAGAACGGTATGGGCAGAACGCCCTTGCATCTGGCGGTTCTGGCCGATAAACCGGAGACGCTCAGCGCGTTTTTGACGACGTCTAAAAAGTTTTTCCCGATAAAGAATAGTCAGGCATGGAAAAATCTGGAGGGAAATACCCCGCTGCACGAGGCGGCCAGAGCGGGTCTGCTGGACAGTGTGGAGTGGCTGATGGCGCAGGGGTTTTCCGTTAATGAGCCTAACAATGATCTTGAAACCCCTCTTCATCTGGCTGCGGCGGGGGGGCATACAGCGTTTGTCTTGCGATTGCTGGAAGAGGGCGCCAACCCGAATGCCAGAACCAAAGCCGGTATGAGTCCTCTGCATTCGGCCACGCACACCCTGGCCACGGAGACCCTGGAGGCTTTGCTGCGTTCCGGAAAATTCGATCCCAATGCCACCCTGACCAATGGCTCTCCCGCTCTGCATCTGGCGGTGGTCAATCAGGATTTGGACAGCGTTCGCCTGCTACTGGCCAATGGCGCCGATATCAACCAGACCGAGAAAACCGGACGAGGGGCCTTGCAGCTGGCCGCCCTGATGAATGATGGGCCCATGCTCGATGAATTGTTGAAACGGGGTGCGGATCCCGGTCGGACTGATGTCGAGGGTGAAAACGTGTTGCACCATTTGCTCGGCCCCAGAAAGAATCATGATGCCACGGAATCGGTGACCATTCTGAAGCGGCTATTCGGCCAACTGCCGCCGCAAACCGTCCAGCAAATGCTCAACACCGCCGATAGACGCTTCCGGAATACTCCCTTGCATTTGGCGGTGGCCACGGGCAATACCGAAGCGGTTCAGTTTTTACTGGCCCACGGTGCTGATCCGACCTTGACCAATTGCGCCGGAAAAAACAGCCTGATGGCGGCGGTGGATAATAGCTTCCGGGCCAGCATTGACGAAATTGTAAACCGCCTGCTGAAACAACCGGATGAGCAGGTTAAAAACATGCTGGCGGGTGAAACGACAGACGAAGGGGCCAATGTCCTCCATCTGGGTGCGGCCCTGAATCTCACCGAGGCCATGAGCGCCATCCTTGAGAAACAAAATGCTTTGGCCCGTAAAGGGCTGAATGCTGGACTGAACCCGAATACCCCGGACATGAACGGGCGAACTCCGTTGCACTATGCCGCCATGCTGGGCAAAGTGGAAGCCGTCCGGTTCTTGTTGTCAGAAAACGCCGATCCCACGCCGCGGGATGGGGAAGGTCGCACTCCGTTGATGGCGGCCCTCGAATACGCCAGTCAGGCCAGTCAAGCCAATCCGGGCAGCTTGCAGGGAGCCCTGAAAATCAGCAACGTCCTGACGGATGAAATTCTGGCGGCCATACGAAATCAGGCCGTGGACGCGGGAGAATCCCCGCACCGGGCTGTGACCCGGGCCGTCAATCAAACCAACGCCATGGGGTACGGGCCCCTTCATCTGGCCGCCACAGAGGGTGGGGTTGAGCTGTTGAAAAAAATGCTTCAGCAGGGAGCGGACCCGACTCTCCTCACTCAACAGGGTGGTTCTCCCCTGCATATCGCGACGGACTTTGAAAACGCGGAAACCAGCAGCCAGATGACAGAGGCCCTGCTGGAGGCCTATTACCGTCAGGGTGGCCCTGCCTTGGTCAGTAAAATGGTGCAGCTGAAAGACAACATGGGCGTTACACCGCTGTTTGTGGCCAAAGTGCTGAATCGCCCCGCGTTGGAGCAGCGGATGCGGCATTATCGACCCGACGCCAGTCCCTTGGAGAACGCACCGGACGCATCCGCCAGTAATGCGCCCAACGCTTTCGCAAAACGTAAAGTGATCAAAGTGCCGTTTCAGGTCTGTTAA
- a CDS encoding GNAT family N-acetyltransferase has product MTIPATTTGLTPSQEFMIRRYTPDDSEAWDAFVDGSPMGTWMQTRRFLSYHGDRFQDRSLILLNSKKQWQGILPAAVDPTDPRRVVSHPGLSYAGLIHQGDLQGEKMLSAFQEVAAYYQSAGFQTLRYKATPSFYHQHPSQDDLYALFRLNANRYRCDITSLIDLNHRPKPCYALRRALQQAQKNQIVVSETANPVDIEALWLILADNLQRKHGARPVHSLEEILRLKSLFPDAIRFIIGRSETDKKTEIVAGFVLFIMPMTTHMQYSAASEAGYDTYALNPVAEYAIALAHTLGCRYFDFGISTENDGRVLNQGLYRFKGKFGSGSALHEFFDLTL; this is encoded by the coding sequence ATGACGATTCCCGCTACCACCACCGGACTGACCCCCTCACAGGAATTCATGATCAGACGCTATACCCCTGACGACTCGGAAGCCTGGGATGCCTTCGTGGACGGTTCCCCCATGGGAACCTGGATGCAGACCCGACGTTTTTTGTCCTACCACGGCGATCGCTTTCAGGATCGCTCCCTGATTTTGCTGAACAGCAAAAAGCAATGGCAAGGCATTCTGCCCGCGGCGGTAGACCCCACCGATCCCCGGCGGGTGGTGAGTCACCCGGGACTTTCCTACGCTGGCCTGATTCATCAGGGGGATTTACAAGGCGAGAAAATGCTCAGCGCGTTCCAGGAAGTTGCCGCCTACTATCAATCGGCAGGGTTCCAAACCCTGCGCTACAAGGCCACGCCCTCCTTCTACCACCAGCATCCCAGTCAGGATGATCTCTACGCCCTGTTTCGATTGAACGCCAACCGATACCGCTGTGATATCACCAGCCTGATTGATCTGAATCATCGTCCCAAGCCCTGCTACGCCCTGAGACGGGCTTTGCAACAGGCCCAAAAAAATCAGATCGTCGTTTCCGAAACAGCGAACCCGGTTGATATTGAAGCCCTCTGGTTGATTCTGGCGGACAATTTACAACGCAAACACGGCGCCCGGCCCGTTCATTCGCTGGAGGAAATCCTGCGCCTGAAATCCCTGTTTCCCGATGCCATTCGCTTTATTATCGGCAGATCCGAGACAGACAAAAAAACAGAGATTGTGGCTGGCTTTGTCCTGTTTATCATGCCCATGACCACCCACATGCAATACAGCGCAGCCAGTGAAGCGGGCTATGACACCTACGCTCTGAACCCCGTAGCTGAGTACGCCATTGCCTTGGCCCATACGCTGGGGTGCCGGTATTTCGATTTCGGGATCAGCACGGAAAACGACGGGCGTGTTCTGAATCAGGGGCTGTATCGCTTCAAAGGCAAATTTGGCTCCGGCAGCGCCCTGCATGAGTTTTTTGATTTGACGCTCTGA
- a CDS encoding glycosyltransferase family protein: protein MHPALKSPQKPVIQGKKLSQKIVLVKGGSQYDVLRIFVDHLAEAFQELGESIAVVDLNQEDYIEDLKKISGGIKFFISFNGNGLSLMCQDKPLYDVIKVPVVSWFVDHPFYHWDRITYALQQRLIFFSNQNSHDFYFNYLRKPNTVDACLQLAGRQVVKEIVPIAERPYDLVFFGSCLSSLKEAEERLDYGNKILNTVVWDTIEQGKFETERELHHIFFERMEAGGLYPLELSPEKMGCLLSDIDRYIRIFRRNHVLKALGDYPIAIFGNGWEQFEHRTGNMTFLPAVSFTETPHIMGQSKVVLNIMPNNRAGIHERLTYAMHQGAACLSEDIPGLRSEFEHEKNIFNFQLSPNLADTFSDQIRAMLGDLDRLQQVADAGRSLVNEKHHWKHRAQMILDALEVHKVAMLLK from the coding sequence ATGCATCCAGCTTTGAAGTCTCCCCAAAAGCCGGTAATCCAAGGTAAAAAATTGTCCCAGAAGATTGTGCTTGTGAAGGGCGGCAGTCAGTACGATGTACTGAGAATCTTTGTTGATCATCTTGCTGAGGCTTTTCAGGAGCTTGGCGAGAGTATTGCGGTCGTCGATCTCAACCAGGAAGACTATATTGAGGATTTGAAGAAAATTTCCGGGGGCATTAAGTTCTTTATTTCTTTTAATGGCAACGGCTTGTCGTTAATGTGTCAAGACAAACCGCTTTACGACGTGATTAAGGTGCCGGTGGTCAGCTGGTTTGTGGATCATCCGTTTTACCACTGGGATCGGATTACCTACGCTCTGCAGCAGAGGCTGATTTTTTTCAGCAATCAAAACAGTCATGATTTTTATTTCAATTACCTCAGAAAGCCCAATACCGTGGATGCCTGTCTTCAGTTGGCCGGGCGGCAGGTGGTGAAAGAGATTGTACCCATTGCTGAGAGGCCTTATGATCTGGTGTTTTTTGGCAGTTGCTTGTCCAGTCTGAAAGAGGCTGAGGAGCGGCTGGACTACGGTAACAAAATTCTGAACACGGTGGTCTGGGACACTATCGAGCAAGGCAAGTTTGAGACTGAGCGTGAGTTGCATCACATTTTCTTTGAGCGTATGGAGGCAGGAGGCCTCTACCCATTGGAGCTTTCCCCGGAAAAAATGGGGTGTCTGCTCAGTGATATTGATCGCTACATTCGAATTTTCAGAAGAAATCACGTTCTGAAAGCCTTGGGCGATTATCCGATTGCGATTTTCGGTAACGGCTGGGAGCAATTTGAGCATCGCACCGGGAACATGACATTTCTGCCGGCGGTCAGTTTTACCGAGACGCCACACATTATGGGGCAAAGCAAGGTCGTGCTGAATATCATGCCCAACAACCGGGCCGGTATTCACGAGCGTTTGACCTATGCCATGCATCAGGGGGCGGCTTGCCTGAGTGAGGATATTCCCGGATTGAGAAGTGAATTTGAACACGAGAAAAATATTTTTAATTTTCAATTATCTCCCAATCTCGCTGATACGTTTTCGGACCAAATTCGGGCCATGCTGGGCGATTTGGACCGGTTACAGCAGGTCGCCGATGCCGGACGCAGTCTGGTGAATGAAAAACATCACTGGAAACATCGGGCCCAGATGATTCTGGATGCGCTTGAAGTTCACAAAGTTGCCATGCTTTTAAAGTAA
- a CDS encoding DUF305 domain-containing protein, whose amino-acid sequence MLSGCTQVNRPVSKSVEPPSTGKALVRGENEPSKQTMPQKTMAESMNQCQDLMKQSLNNPSNNPNFAYDKQYIDTLIQHHQGAIQMAEDAKQKAEHTEVRQLAEKMIETEQKEIEKLKDWRQKWYGAEPKKSARG is encoded by the coding sequence ATGTTATCAGGCTGTACTCAGGTCAATCGCCCTGTCAGCAAATCCGTGGAGCCGCCGTCTACCGGCAAGGCTCTGGTCAGGGGAGAAAATGAGCCTTCCAAACAGACCATGCCCCAGAAAACTATGGCCGAATCCATGAATCAGTGCCAGGATCTGATGAAACAGTCCTTGAATAACCCCTCGAACAACCCCAACTTCGCTTACGACAAGCAGTACATTGATACCCTGATCCAGCACCACCAAGGGGCCATCCAGATGGCTGAGGACGCCAAGCAGAAGGCCGAGCATACAGAGGTCCGGCAACTGGCTGAAAAGATGATTGAGACCGAGCAAAAAGAAATAGAAAAACTAAAAGACTGGCGTCAGAAATGGTATGGCGCAGAACCGAAAAAAAGCGCCCGGGGATAA
- a CDS encoding NAD(P)-binding protein: MPAAERNILIVGGGTTGLMAATLLSQAWPERNIVLVEKSKTLGGLLRSFDYGEHGRFDCGAHNFQETLIPELDDLFLSLLPPEQWHVMGGREREIAGHYYQGTLRENTPFVDLRGLPESLYKDCVQDFFWNLSQQKSDDFDQAPQGAYAFCLRHYGSVITESVIQPILFKLFGKEMQSLHRLPLMFLHLNRVAFLDESLVADLTNSRHLRNRVAFSDQRDLPLERSAGKRNFYPKKLGMQQLIDAFEARLRHRNVTILTEATIREFQQQDGRLTSVTLNRTAQEPLRLSVEHVVWTAGIHPLTLTLGLQDPADCFDPPLQTAFVHFQLNEMLQANDLYYIYPFDSQFLTYRVVNYANFCPQAAQGPSYPVTLELFLRPDTVWDKDALCQRGIEELRGMGLISESAEILFAAAEITTDGLPMPTLKNIELTRTRRDRIQAKALKNLTLLGILAEDELLFHKDVNVHAFQQLKLLIARSLPAVLQESTPCLPIHP, translated from the coding sequence ATGCCAGCTGCAGAGCGTAATATTCTGATTGTCGGTGGGGGTACGACCGGCTTGATGGCTGCCACCCTGTTAAGTCAGGCCTGGCCGGAACGAAATATTGTGCTGGTCGAAAAATCAAAAACGCTGGGTGGCCTGTTACGATCCTTTGATTATGGCGAACATGGGCGTTTCGATTGTGGGGCTCATAACTTTCAGGAAACCCTGATTCCAGAGCTGGATGATCTGTTCCTCAGTCTGCTCCCCCCTGAACAGTGGCATGTTATGGGCGGACGAGAGCGGGAGATTGCCGGCCATTATTATCAGGGAACGTTGCGGGAAAATACCCCCTTTGTTGATTTAAGGGGGCTGCCAGAATCATTGTACAAAGATTGCGTGCAGGATTTTTTCTGGAACCTGAGTCAGCAAAAGTCAGACGATTTCGATCAGGCGCCTCAGGGTGCTTACGCCTTTTGCCTGAGGCACTATGGGTCGGTGATTACCGAGTCTGTGATTCAACCGATTCTTTTTAAACTGTTTGGAAAAGAGATGCAGTCCTTACACAGGTTGCCGCTGATGTTTCTACATTTGAATCGGGTGGCTTTTCTGGATGAGTCGTTGGTGGCCGATTTAACGAACTCCCGGCATTTACGTAACCGCGTCGCCTTCAGTGATCAGCGAGACCTGCCCCTGGAACGTTCAGCGGGCAAGCGGAATTTCTACCCGAAAAAATTGGGCATGCAGCAACTGATTGATGCCTTTGAAGCCCGGCTGCGGCATAGAAATGTGACCATCCTGACCGAGGCCACCATCCGGGAATTTCAGCAGCAAGATGGCAGACTAACTTCAGTGACCCTCAACCGGACTGCACAGGAGCCCCTCAGACTCTCGGTGGAGCATGTGGTGTGGACTGCGGGAATTCATCCCTTGACCCTCACCCTGGGCTTACAAGATCCGGCGGACTGTTTTGATCCGCCCTTGCAAACCGCCTTTGTTCATTTCCAATTAAACGAGATGTTGCAAGCCAATGATTTGTATTACATTTACCCCTTTGATTCCCAGTTTTTAACCTATCGGGTGGTCAACTACGCTAATTTTTGCCCGCAGGCCGCACAGGGGCCAAGCTATCCGGTGACCCTGGAATTGTTTTTGCGCCCTGATACTGTGTGGGATAAGGATGCCTTGTGTCAGCGGGGCATTGAGGAACTGCGAGGGATGGGGCTGATTTCAGAGTCAGCGGAGATTTTATTTGCTGCCGCTGAAATTACAACGGACGGCCTGCCCATGCCCACTTTGAAAAATATCGAACTGACCAGAACCCGTCGGGATCGTATTCAGGCCAAAGCACTGAAAAACTTGACCCTGCTTGGGATTCTGGCCGAAGATGAATTGCTCTTTCACAAAGATGTAAATGTACATGCGTTTCAGCAACTCAAGTTGCTGATTGCCCGATCATTGCCCGCTGTTTTGCAGGAGTCCACCCCATGTCTTCCAATCCATCCGTAG
- a CDS encoding ankyrin repeat domain-containing protein: MKPVVVFYKPSSATVDNKPQSAPQRGAAQTALQQQLHTAAKRNDAEALLQLVRQGANLTQLHSKGNTLFHTAAYHGSVDFIQELVAALPDQDAHRMMNRANEYGSTPLHSAAKKGHVKAIKLLLDLGAEPNVRDHQKRTPLDLAIKSRHTRAAQVFQNPREVSDVFVSSSTPSGSSEALSAGMARGGASKAALFPKRFSSGLNPFAQSFSPRRVAHQVSDPDLQLPAESELLAPEAFYQVEQTMASESTRTESEPGSFPASPVQSGRLNIFTGQWGDPFLPQQAEEVVLKGLSILNRINTKCPLEGVSLFSQSISLNSEHFAPFIRPSEEPFTPVERPEGEKRRPFIAEGI; encoded by the coding sequence GTGAAGCCTGTAGTTGTCTTTTATAAACCATCATCCGCCACGGTGGATAACAAGCCGCAGTCTGCCCCCCAGCGCGGAGCGGCACAGACGGCCTTACAACAACAACTCCATACCGCCGCAAAGCGCAACGACGCAGAGGCCCTTTTGCAGTTGGTGCGGCAGGGCGCCAATCTCACACAGCTGCACAGCAAGGGGAACACGCTGTTCCACACAGCCGCCTATCACGGATCGGTTGATTTTATTCAGGAACTGGTGGCTGCACTGCCCGATCAGGACGCGCATCGTATGATGAACCGGGCCAATGAGTACGGTTCCACGCCCTTGCATTCAGCTGCTAAAAAAGGGCATGTCAAAGCTATCAAACTTCTGCTGGATCTGGGCGCGGAACCAAACGTCCGGGATCATCAGAAGCGGACACCGCTGGATCTGGCCATTAAATCCAGGCACACCCGGGCTGCTCAGGTTTTTCAAAATCCCCGAGAGGTCAGTGATGTTTTTGTGTCATCAAGCACTCCCAGTGGTTCCAGTGAAGCACTGTCGGCTGGCATGGCCAGGGGTGGGGCTTCGAAAGCAGCGCTTTTCCCAAAACGTTTTAGCTCCGGCCTAAACCCCTTTGCCCAGTCCTTTTCCCCGCGCAGGGTGGCCCATCAGGTTTCCGATCCTGATTTGCAGCTTCCTGCCGAGTCAGAACTGCTGGCACCGGAAGCATTTTATCAGGTTGAGCAAACCATGGCGTCAGAATCCACCCGGACGGAGTCCGAGCCGGGCAGCTTCCCCGCTTCGCCGGTTCAATCGGGACGTTTGAATATTTTTACCGGACAGTGGGGTGATCCGTTCCTACCGCAGCAAGCCGAGGAAGTGGTCTTGAAGGGGTTGTCTATCCTGAATCGGATCAACACAAAATGTCCACTGGAAGGGGTGTCTCTCTTTTCACAATCAATCTCCCTGAATTCAGAGCACTTTGCCCCTTTCATCCGGCCATCGGAAGAACCGTTTACTCCAGTGGAACGCCCGGAAGGTGAGAAAAGAAGGCCTTTCATCGCTGAAGGAATTTAG